One stretch of Prunus persica cultivar Lovell chromosome G1, Prunus_persica_NCBIv2, whole genome shotgun sequence DNA includes these proteins:
- the LOC109947048 gene encoding uncharacterized protein LOC109947048: MVTKSKEKADDTSLADSNLPNDMWQLHVDGASNHKGSGAGVVIITPDGSLLEQAITLGFSASNNEAEYEALLAGLRLAKELTIKRLAIYSGSQLITNQASENTHADALASLGSTLDSQFRRSIPVKHFDRPSIEEIEPIDSMQIDEDPSWQDPIIDYLVNGNLPTDKSEVRKVQQKAARYYMQGDKLICRSYCGPHLTCIKYPQTLEVLCKIHDGECGNHSGGRSLAQKALNVGYFWPTMRHDSTEYVKRFTDNGSQFIGKQITTFFKKYGIKQHLSTPRYPQGNGQAEASNKIILDCLKKRLEGAEGKWVNELPGVLWAYRTTKRRSTGETPFSLANGTKAIIHPHIIVPSIGIEVGSIEQNSEQMRLNLDLLEGEHEKAIVRVASYQQRLKSYYDKKAKIRQFQPGDLVLRKAFITAQRQRSKKMKPNWEGPYIISRSGGRGSYMLDTMEGKEIPRQWNAYHLQRYYP, translated from the exons atggtcacgaaaagcaaggaaaaagcaGACGACACCTCCCTTGCCGATTCAAACCTACCTAACGACATGTGGCAATTGCATGTAGACGGAGCATCAAATCATAAAGGATCAGGGGCAGGCGTCGTCATAATCACCCCAGACGGATCCTTGTTGGAACAAGCCATCACACTAGGCTTTTCTGCTTCAAACAACGAGGCAGAATATGAGGCATTGCTCGCAGGACTGCGCCTAGCAAAAGAACTGACGATCAAGAGATTAGCCATCTACTCAGGCTCCCAGCTGATCACGAATCAAGCCTCAG AGAACACTCATGCAGATGCGTTGGCAAGCCTAGGATCAACGCTGGACAGCCAGTTCAGACGCTCCATCCCAGTCAAACACTTTGACCGACCAAGCATCGAAGAAATAGAGCCAATCGACTCAATGCAGATCGATGAAGACCCCAGCtggcaagaccccatcatcgaCTACTTAGTGAATGGAAATCTGCCAACGGATAAGTCCGAAGTTAGGAAGGTCCAACAGAAAGCCGCGAGATATTACATGCAGGGCGACAAGCTCATTTGCAGATCATACTGCGGCCCTCATCTCACTTGCATAAAGtaccctcaaacacttgaggtcCTCTGCAAAATTCATGACGGCGAGTGTGGCAACCACTCTGGGGGCAGGTCACTCGCCCAGAAGGCTCTAAACGTAGGCTATTTCTGGCCTACTATGCGCCATGACTCCACTGAATATGTCAAAAGAT TTACCGACAATGGTTCGCAATTCATCGGCAAGCAGATCACTACCTTCTTCAAAAAGTATGGCATCAAGCAGCATCTATCTACCCCAAGATATCCTCAAGGCAACGGCCAGGCCGAggcatccaataaaataatattggacTGTCTAAAGAAGAGATTAGAAGGCGCCGAAGGAAAATGGGTAAATGAGCTCCCTGGCGTactatgggcttatcgcacCACCAAGCGAAGATCAACTGGTGAAACCCCGTTTTCCCTCGCCAATGGAACTAAAGCGATCATTCATCCTCACATCATTGTCCCCTCTATAGGCATCGAAGTGGGCAGTATTGAGCAGAACTCCGAGCAGATGAGACTCAACCTTGACTTACTTGAAGGTGAGCACGAGAAGGCCATTGTCCGAGTCGCCTCCTATCAACAGCGGTTGAAGTCTTACTATGACAAAAAAGCCAAGATCAGACAGTTTCAACCAGGCGACCTTGTGCTAAGAAAGGCCTTCATCACTGCACAAAGACAAAGGTCtaaaaagatgaaacccaATTGGGAAGGCCCTTACATAATCAGCCGGTCCGGGGGCAGAGGAAGCTATATGCTTGACACCATGGAAGGGAAGGAGATTCCGCGACAATGGAACGCCTACCACCTCCAAAGATACTATCCATGA
- the LOC18788411 gene encoding hydroxyproline O-galactosyltransferase GALT6, whose protein sequence is MKRGKVDSMLPPSRLGMVQILIGAVFVYLLFITFEIPHVLKHGFGSSGSDDSLDALPITFMLESEEEMGESDAPSRPTENPFRDSEGSPSRTPQRRTREAKKVSGLVFKDTLFDANVSRDQVSELHKAARNAWTAGKKLWAELESGKLEFGLKNKSENRSEPCPHSLILSGSEFEARKRVMVLPCGMTLWSHITVVGTPKWAHSEYDPKISMLKEGDEAVMVSQFMMELQGLKIVEGEDPPRILHFNPRLKGDWSGKPVIEQNTCYRMQWGSALRCEGWKSRADEDTVDGQVKCEKWIRDDDDHSEESKATWWLNRLIGRTKKVTIDWPYPFAEGKLFVLTVSAGLEGYHINVDGRHLTSFPYRTGFALEDATGLSVNGDIDVHSVLAASLPTSHPSFAPSMHLEMVTRWKAPSLPYGHVELFIGILSAGNHFAERMAVRKSWMQHKLIKSSRVVARFFVALHGRNEVNMELMKEVGYFGDIVIVPYMDNYDLVVLKTVAICEYGIRTVPAKYIMKCDDDTFVRLDAVLKEARKVHGHRSLYIGNMNYHHKPLRHGKWAVTYEEWPEEDYPSYANGPGYVLSSDIAKFIVSDFEKHKLRLFKMEDVSMGMWVEQFNNSKPVEYVHSLKFCQFGCIDDYYTAHYQSPRQMICMWDKLQHQGKPQCCNMR, encoded by the exons ATGAAGCGAGGCAAGGTCGACTCGATGCTGCCTCCGAGTCGACTCGGAATGGTTCAAATTTTGATTGGTGCAGTGTTCGTCTACTTGCTCTTCATCACCTTTGAAATCCCTCACGTGTTGAAGCACGGATTCGGGTCGTCGGGTTCGGACGACAGTCTGGACGCATTGCCCATAACGTTCATGCTCGAAAGCGAAGAGGAAATGGGCGAGAGTGACGCCCCAAGTAGACCCACGGAGAACCCGTTTCGGGACTCTGAAGGCTCGCCGTCTAGGACCCCCCAGAGGCGAACGCGCGAGGCCAAGAAAGTGTCGGGCTTGGTCTTCAAGGACACTCTGTTTGACGCCAATGTCAGTAGAGACCAAGTCTCTGAGCTTCACAAAGCCGCCAGGAATGCTTGGACAGCTGGGAAGAAGCTCTGGGCCGAGCTCGAGTCCGGGAAGCTCGAGTTTGGCCTGAAGAACAAGTCCGAGAACCGCTCCGAGCCGTGCCCGCACTCGCTTATACTATCCGGGTCCGAATTTGAGGCCCGGAAACGGGTCATGGTTCTTCCGTGCGGGATGACTTTGTGGTCTCATATAACGGTGGTAGGTACGCCGAAGTGGGCCCACTCGGAATATGATCCGAAGATATCGATGTTGAAGGAGGGAGACGAAGCAGTGATGGTTTCGCAGTTTATGATGGAATTGCAGGGTTTGAAGATTGTGGAGGGGGAGGACCCACCGAGAATATTGCATTTCAATCCGAGGTTGAAGGGGGATTGGAGTGGGAAGCCAGTGATTGAGCAGAACACTTGTTATCGGATGCAATGGGGGTCTGCGCTTCGGTGTGAGGGTTGGAAATCACGGGCTGATGAAGATACTG TTGATGGGCAGGTGAAATGTGAGAAGTGGATtcgtgatgatgatgatcactCAGAAGAATCAAAGGCCACATGGTGGTTGAACAGGCTGATAGGACGAACGAAGAAGGTGACGATAGACTGGCCTTACCCTTTTGCAGAGGGAAAATTGTTTGTTCTTACCGTAAGTGCTGGTTTGGAAGGTTACCATATCAATGTTGATGGTAGGCATCTCACTTCTTTCCCTTATCGCACG GGATTCGCTCTTGAGGATGCTACCGGACTATCTGTAAATGGAGACATTGATGTGCACTCTGTGCTTGCTGCCTCCTTACCCACATCACATCCTAGTTTTGCACCATCGATGCATCTTGAGATGGTTACCAGATGGAAAGCTCCTTCTCTTCCCTATGGACATGTGGAGTTGTTCATTGGCATTCTGTCTGCTGGCAACCATTTTGCGGAGCGGATGGCTGTGAGAAAGTCTTGGATGCAGCATAAGTTAATCAAATCTTCTCGTGTTGTGGCTCGTTTTTTTGTAGCTCTG CATGGAAGAAATGAAGTGAACATGGAGCTAATGAAAGAAGTAGGATATTTTGGTGACATTGTTATAGTTCCTTATATGGATAACTATGATCTTGTAGTATTGAAGACTGTTGCAATATGCGAATATGGG ATTCGAACAGTGCCTGCAAAATATATCATGAAGTGCGATGATGACACATTTGTCAGGTTGGATGCTGTGCTCAAGGAAGCGCGGAAAGTTCATGGACATAGAAGTCTCTATATTGGAAATATGAACTACCATCACAAGCCTCTTCGCCATGGTAAATGGGCAGTGACTTATGAG GAATGGCCAGAAGAAGATTATCCATCTTATGCAAATGGTCCAGGATACGTTCTCTCCTCTGACATAGCAAAGTTCATCGTATCCGATTTTGAAAAGCACAAGTTGCGA TTGTTCAAGATGGAAGATGTGAGCATGGGAATGTGGGTGGAGCAGTTCAACAATTCTAAACCGGTGGAGTATGTGCACAGCTTGAAGTTCTGCCAGTTTGGGTGCATCGACGACTATTACACCGCACATTACCAATCCCCGAGACAGATGATATGCATGTGGGACAAGTTGCAACATCAAGGGAAACCCCAGTGCTGCAATATGAGATGA